In Brachypodium distachyon strain Bd21 chromosome 5, Brachypodium_distachyon_v3.0, whole genome shotgun sequence, the genomic window TGTGGTCAGAATGGATGGTCACCAATTCTAACCCCAGCAAATTAGTGGCCGACTACATGCGGGTCCAGATGGAGGAAAGAGGTGCTGATCAGGGCCACAATGAGCCATTCGATTTCGATCCCATCACGATGAAGGGCTACAGATACCTCTTCTGGCCTAGACCCAGACATGATCTGCTCCTTACAGGAGAAAATGTCAAACTTGAGGATGGGGCCATAACCATCAAGGAAATATGGGACATGACATTCGATGACAGCTTGCTCAAAACAACTCAAGGTGCCTCCTCAAAACTTAAAAATGTATGCCTCTCGTTTGCTCTGTCTTATTTGCTGCGAAGGCGCTTCTTCGGGATGGATTGTGCTGAAGCCGGATTTCCAGAGACCCGCAAGTTTGTACTTATGGGTTTGCTTGCCGAAGAAGATCAAGCCAACCATTACTCCAAAGGATTTCAAATTATCGAGGTAGAACTGGGTTTCCTCTACGACTTCTTCTTCACAAAGTATGCAACTCTCTCTGAGAGCGAGTTTTCCTTCCTGATTATGGCTCTTCTCAAATTAATCCTCACATGTTCCTATGGACTAGTAATGCTCCGATATTTCCCCACTATAAAGATACTTGACCCTATAATCGAGGTTGGCACAAGAAGGGTTGATGTTATCATCACAGTCCTGATTATGGCAGCCCTCCTTCTATTTGAAGCACTTCAACTTATACTATATTTGACATCAGACTGGGCCACCGTTTCACTAGTTTGGAAATATACCAAAGGAGATAAGTACAGTCGCATCCTTTCCATCTTCCAACTTATACTATATTTGACATCTGCCAAGATCAACTGGTCTGGATATTGGCAAAATAAGATGGGCCAGTCATCTCTGATTGAATGTTGCTTCCGTGCCCAACCGTTTTATATGAAAGCTTTGAAATTTACCACAGTTGTTCTTCCAGATTTCTACATGACAATGCCATCTCTTCAATCTTGGGTATTTTCAAAGAAGAAATTCCAAGAGGTTCCTGCTTTGGTCTGGAACGAGATAGTTTCCTGCTTGCGGAAGCAGAGCAGCGGTGGTCCTCTAACTAATGGAGAAGCAGCATTGCATCTCAATGATGATGTCCATGGAGAATTCTCCCAGACTCTAAGGAATAGCCAGACAGTGGTCATGCTCCTTTGGCACATCGCAACAGAGTACTGCAGCATGGCATCTTCCCATGATCAGGAGGCAGATATCGAGAGTGGTCCACTGCCAGACCTGAAAATGCAGATAGAGAACTACAAGCAAGTTGCCGTCACCTTATCCCGATATTGTGCCTACTTGATATCCTTTGTTCCAGAACTGCTTCCTGGGAACTCTGCAGATATATTTTATGTCTTCAACGACATGCTATTGGAAGGGCGTCGTGTGCTGCCTCAAGGCAAGCCGAGCAGGGATGAATTGCTCAAGGTCATCACCGACTctgagagcagcagcagcagcggtggcagcaacggcaacggcgacgacaacaccaccaccaacaacaacaacaatgaagATAGCATCTTCATCAAGGGCTTGAAGCTAGGGAGGGATCTGGAGAAGAAAGATGTTCTCGGTCGCTGGAAGCTGATGGCAGAATTCTGGGCCGAGACCATCGTCTACATTGCGCCATCGGACAATGTTGCGGCGCACATGGAACGCCTTGCGCAAGGAGGTGAATTCCTTACTCATATCTGGGCTCTCCTCACACACGCGGGGATCCTCAAACGTGACTAGTAGCAAACCCCAGAAGATCTTGTGTACGTGCTCTGTGTGCTTAGTTTCTGCACTTGTATGTTCTCCTTGTTGTCGTATCACTGTGCCAACAAGTGTGTTCATTTTGATCCGGTTTTACCTGTCGTATGTTTGTATCAATCAGTTGTGATATGTCTGTCCATCTGTAATGAATGTGTGCTTATCTGAAAGACTTTATTGTTCAGTGAAGTTGGTTATTAGAAATTCAGCCTGTTTTTAACACTTGTTCACCATGTTTCAACTCTCGTTTTTTGTTATtgagttttcttttcatttttcgtGGAAAAGGCAGCCGCCTTACAATTCAACTAGATACAAAAGGAAAGTGAAAATTATGGCAAAACAgaatgaaaaataaatcagGCAACAAAGTTGGAAGTGCCACTGGGAGGGCCCTCAACTGAACTGAAGACAAAAGGAGAACAGAGGAAAAATCACATGAGAACAGAGGAAAAATCACATGGGTAATTAAGCACAACACAAGATTGCACTTTGAGTACTTGTTCATTCACCACCGACCTAAACCAATGACCAATGTACCTGCCTGATAAGTTTCTAGATACCGCGCTGAAGACGAACACACGGAATGACTGTAATGACCTCTATTTACCCTCAATGGAAGCTTGTTGGCGCAGCCATTTTGGTATCTTTCTCTTTGCCATCCTCCACGTTGGAGACCGAGTTGTCGTCGTCCTTCACAGCCAAGAACACCAAAAGCGCGAGCAATGGGTAGCTGATGGTGGTGAGCCCCCAGTTCACGATCAGCTGCGACAGCAGGGATCTCTTGTGGGTATCGACTTGCCATGCCACAGCTGCTCCTGCGCTCTGCACTCCTTTGTAGAAACCAACATATCTGCAGAAAATTGGGAAATCTATTCAGAGAAGGGTTTTGTTTCACGCCAAATGCATGCCAAGGAGATGGAACCCCCCTTCCATTTTGCAGGAAATTAAATTATGTGTTTTAGTGTGTTGGTCCGCCTCCGGCATCTTTTTAAGCAAATTATGGCTGTGTGTATCGTGTGATGATGCAGAGGCAAGAGACTGACCGTCTCCGTTACGTGGAAAAATACAATACAAAGTGTCTTGGGTTTTCTCCCTTCCCCACCCATCTTTGGTCATCTTTTCTGCATGTGCATATGCCAAGCAGGGCAGGCACCATGCCTTGTATTTCAAAGAATTAACAAATGCAGGATACAACAAATTAAGAATGATGGAGTATAAGACTGTTGAGAAAATGTTACAGTACAGACCAAGGCTTCAACCATTCGTTTTTTAAGACTAGCATTTAGAGAGCAATATTGTGTGGTTATTTTAAAGGAAAAGGTAGCTGGATAAGAATCTTTATCCAACACAACCTATCCAGTATCGAATTTATTGTTGTAAGCATATTTCTATCAACAGCATCAGCTTTTCTCATGCATTAACTTGGAAAAGAATTCCGGATAAACATCAGGTTTCAGGCAGCAAACATTACTCTGACACCTAAGTTCTAATAGGGGAAAGAGTGAGCCTGAAGTGGTGTTTCCTTCTTGCAATTAACGTCTGAAAGGGGGCAGCATCCAAACTCTAGGCATATGGAGCATGGGTATCCATGGAGCATATATTGAACAGGCCATCGCAATCATCTTTTTTCATATCTTAAATAGTATCTGCCGTGTGGGTGATGAGCCAAAGATTTTCAACTCCCTATACGTACTCCATACTATGAAAAGATCACCCCCTTTCGACGTTGACGATTCAGATGACATGTTACGTCCGTGGACCCTCCCAAATTTATCTTGTATTTTATCAGTTGTTAGACTTTCCAGGGCACAATCTGCTGCTACCACAGAACATGGAACTTGAGCAGAGTGAGAACCCATCAGAAAAGCTTAAATATGTTCTTTCATCAAAAACAGTGGCTTAATTATTGCTTCTAATCAGCTTTAGAATGATATATGTTGATATGGGAAAAAGAGAGTAATAACTGAATTGGTGCCAAACCAAAATCAGTGAGTATTTAATACCACAACAGCAACAAAAGTCTGTGAGTAATTCTAATTCAGGAGTAGTACCTGCTGAGGATCTGTGAGTCGTTGGCGAGCGCGCCGATGATCCAGTAGATGAGGCTCTGGAACATGGCGTCGAGCAATCCGTAGCTGAAGTAGAGCAGGAAAGGCCCTGCATATCGGCTGCCCTCCTTGAAATCGATCTTATTCGGAAACGTGCCATCCAGGTACCTGAGCTGGTTGGCCAGGCCGCCCGCCCAAATCGCCGTGCCCAgcacggccacggcggcgacccCGATgagccccctcttcctccggCTGGAGAAGCCGAAGTCGAGGAAGTATCCAATTCCGGCGGAGCCGACCATCTGCGCGCCCCAGTAGAAGACATTGTTGAGCCCCTTGGTCCTGAGGGTGAAGAGGAGGCCGTTGACGTTGTTGAACTGGTAGGTGTAGAAGAAATTGCTGGCCCAGGCGGCGGGGAGCACGAGCAGCATCCTCCAGTTGGTGAAGAGCTTGAGGATCTCCCAGCCCTCGGTGGAGACGGAGGAGTATGTCACACTGGTGGCCCGGGTGCCGTCGTCGCGGACGATTTTGGACGGGGGCAGCACGAGGAAGGTGAGCCCGGCGCCCACGAGCATGAAGGCCATGAAGGCGATGTAGGTGGCGTCGTTGACgttggcggcgtcggcgcgccGGTTGTAGTtgaaggagaaggggaggaggccgccgaggacgCCGCCGAGGTTGAAGAGGCACCAGAAGAGGGAGATGTAGCTGCCCCGGCGGTTGGGCGGCGGGTAGGAGGTCATGATCGCGCCCTGCGCCGCCCAGAGtaggccggcgccggcgccgaggaaaGCGCCGGCGGTGACGGGGAAGACCTGGGAATTGCGGCGGTGGTTGTAGTagaggaaggaggcggcgtAGAGCGGGTAGGTGAgggagccgaggaggagcgTGGTGCGCGGGCCGAGCAGGTtgtgggcgccgccgccgaggatgcCGAAGACGGAGAAGCAGGCGTAGAGCGCCGTGTTGGCGTTGTCGGCGGTGGTGTGGTCGaactgcccgccgccgcccaggccGGAGAGTGCGTTGAACATGCCGGGGCAGCAGAAGCACACCAGGCCCATCAGGGACACCTGGACCAGCGGCGAGTTGTACCGCAGcccgcggcgaggcggcggcaccggcggcggcgactccgACCCCGCCGGCAGCTCCCGCATGGccatctccttccttccttcctccatggGGATGGGGGCGCACCGCGCGGAGTGGGCACGGCAGTTGGTGGTTGGAGTGGCGGAGAcgaaggcgaggaggaagacggtcAGAGGTGGTGGTATTTATAGATGGGATCTTGCTGGTTTCTTGGTgggtttttgtttgtttggtttgggAGCGGAGAAGGAGACATtgggaagaaggagaaggcgacATTTGGAGCATCATCAATAAGTGATGATTGATGGCACATCTAAAAATATTACTCTAAATTAATTTAATCAAGTTGCACAATTAATCGAGATTTGGAATTTAATGAGGTAGTACTCTGAACAAAAGTATTTCATCTATTGGTAGTTTAGTAGGTTGAACTAAAAGTTGGACTATGCTGTGTGACCCAAAAATTAGGCGTCGCTCAGAAATTTAGTTTATTTGGTTATTACCCATAACTGAATGGTTATACCCAAAAGACAAACCATATTTATCAAAgtataataaaaaaaagtttaccAAAAACTGCATAAACCAAACTGAATCAAACTCCGGTTCGGAACAAAACTTGAATCAAACTGAAAAACCGAACACAGCCTGTAGGATGCACTCCCAGATGAACAATaaattcattaaaaaaaactaaaatgtactccctccgtctcatattaagtgattttttattacatgtatctacacgcATTGTACTGTCATAGAGATAAgttcatatttaaacaaatttgagtcatttaatacgagacggagggagtaaaaggTTTGAAGGAAATTACATAGTAATATACAATGTTCATGTTTCCTGTATACATGTAAATTTCCATTCAGTTTATCAAGATTGTTACCGTTTCTTCTTTCGATCAGCTATATCGTTGTTACGAGAACACATTGTTCTCGTTGGCTCCGCAGCCAAGCCAGAGTACAGTGAACCTTTTGTAACAGGGCTACGAAAGATGAGCAATATCAAACATACTTAAATGGTAATATTTCTTGATAAACTGAACATTACACCAAATATCTTCAGAGTCAACATCTCGAAGGATGTTCCAATATTCCTTGGTTGGTTACCACAAGGACACAAGGCTCAGATTCTTCAGCTTGGAATTTTGGATTTGCTCGATCGCATGCAGCGCATCACTGTCCTTCCTACTGAATCTCCTTCGTCCGTTGTTTGGAGTAAAAGACACAGGCCAGCTAATCATAAGGGATTCTACCTTTATTGATACACTGTCAGCTAGCTAATTTGTCGTGCAGGCTAGCATTAGGGACTCCTTGACTCGAGATAAACCTTAATTTGCTCCGTTCTACTGGCTCCATTTGACAGGACTTGAGACTTGACATATTCTTTATCGATGCTGTCAGCTAGCTATTTCATCGTGCAGGCTAACATTAGGAGCTCCCCTTTAGTCGAGATAAAACATAAtccgttcttttttttctttttgcacaTAGCACCATACATCTTCTGCGTTCATGAGAATTTTGGCTTGTGATATCCAACAACACGTGTCGTGCAGGCTACAAGTTTTGCCGCCCAAGTGCCCAGATCGACGTCACCTTAACACTTAATTCTGGGTTGTGAATCTGTGATAGCTGACGTTCCTGGTGACGAATTCCGTTCCACAACGGAGCAATTGTTCAATTTGTGAATTTGTGATAGCTGAGGCTGTCCATCGTTTGGTTTGCTAGGCAAGGATAGAAGCAAGGAAGGACAGGACACACAGGTTTCCTTGATAGATCGAGACCGCTGATGGATGAGGCACATCCCATCATTTTTTGGCCCTTTCTAGCTCCTGCAACAACGAGATGATTTTTGAGGCAGAATTTTGAGATTAGACTTGCGTGCGCGTGCCGGCCGGCCTTGCAGAGTTGCAGTTCCGTGGGGGAGCGTTGAAGCTTCAGATTACATTAAAGGGCCGCCGGTCCAAGAACTGACAAAAACACGCCGGCCGCGGCACGGCTTCATTAAAGCTAATACTCCGGATCAATACTTTATCAGACGCCTGCAGTTCCCATCTCTGAATTCACATAAACATACCCAGCAAACGTCACCAGCCAAGCACGGCAGCATACATCTTCATTATCATACAGTTATATTCTGGTGACAGCAGACATATGTTGTATGGCGTTGGTAAGGCCGGATTTATCATAAGGGTTTTGCCAGAAGAACATAGTGCCGCCCGTCTGCGACAAGAGCCCAAGGTTATAATTTATCATAACAGGTTGAACAATTCCCAAAGTCTTCTGTTTCAAAGGGGGATTGCATATATCGCATATGTACAATTATTATGCTAAATATGTTGAAAGAAAATGTAGAACTTCCGCGAGGCGCAGTTCTCTTGTATGCATGGAAGCTAACAACAGCCTCTTCATAGCCTGCAGATAGGATAAAATTTCAGTTGTTCATTGTTTTGGCCCAAGGTAAGATAAAGTTCACATTTATAGCGATTCAAAATTTTGTGTGGCTGTAGATTAACATCTGCAGCAATTAAATATTGGTCAAATGATTACAACTCTTCATTGCATAATAATAACAAAACATATCTTTATTAAGAATTGGGGCCTAGCGAGTGTTTTTTTTCAACTAAAAGAGTCAACAAACTAGCTACAAGCAAGAGTTCAATGAGCCGACAACGAGCCAAACTAGCGTACTCTCGGACCTCTCTTTCCTTATCCATCAAAGACAAATGCTATTTTGTTCATTTTGCTTGCAACTTCGTCTTTCTTTATTGTAGAGAATAAAAACGGAAGGGATATTAATCAGAAAGTCAAGCTCTTGCTACCTACAAGAAGTACCCTTTTGCTTAGCAAAAGGCCACCCTAGCTAGAAAGCTGAGCTTATAAATTACTAGAAAACAACTCAACATCATATCTCAATTTATGGAAAGTGTGGACACTGCAAATCAGGTAGCATTCAATTCGTAGGATTTAGATATGCTAAACATGTGACTACTGAAAATTATATTCTGAACCAATTTGGTACAAGAGACAATCTGCACGCGATCAGATGATGCAAGACTCTGGCCCCTTTAGGACAGCTGTATGCACATTACAAACTCAATCAACTCATAAAACTAGACCTCCAAATACGTGGCCCTATTATTGGTGAAGAAACACAGCACTATATTCTCTGTTCATCTATTAGAGAAATTCCACATGTCAAACATCAGGATTTACCTTAAGGACGAAAACAGCTTGCGAACTGCTTCAAAGATTTCATCTTCAGTTCCAGTTGCATTTATCTGCATGCAGTTGAACATTAGACATTCTAAAGACCATCGATGTGATATACAGAACATTTTCCAATGATATATCCATGGTTTATATCCCTTTAAAGAGAATAGCAATGTCCCCCAAAGGAACCAAACAAGCATAGTACAATCACACATCTAGAATCAAATCAATCAGTAGGTTCTTACAATTATAGGAATTCAAAACAGGAGGGAAtcctatgattttttttaacaatccATCCATCTATACTCTATTAACACTATGTTCTGCAATACATACTGAGATTTACAAAAAGTCAAGAGAATGAAGGGGCATAGTGAAGCTTCAGGTCAATTTCTACAGCAAAAGGAAAGGGCAAGGTAATGGAAATTGAAAGTAAAAAAGACTCTGTTTCTACTACCTGGTATGGAAATAGGGCAAAAACCTCATGCCATAAAGAAAAAGGTAAAAGAAGTGAACCTATGTGGGAGTGGGAGGCTCTGTGCAAAACAAACAGATTACCTTGTGAGCTTTCCCCCTTGAAGAGTAGTACTCAACAACAGGAATATTCAAACTCTCAAACACTTTTAGACGCTTCTTGATTGTCTCAATGTTATCATCAACTCGTCCCTAAAACGCATTGATGAGAAGCAAAAAATGACATAAGTACAGTAATAGAAACCAATACACTTTAGGGTAAACCCCACTAGAGTAATGCATGTATTGGAAAATTTACATTCGTCAACCTGCCATTTTTGCTCTATACAATTTATGGAATTTGGCTTACTAAACTAATGAAGTTGGTGTTTCTTCTCTTCGATTTAAATGATATATAAAGACAAAAACTATTTGTGGCAACTAGAAAGGTTTTATACTGTCCTTTCGGAATGCTATGTTTCATGTCCTTAAAGAGAGAGGGAGTTAGCAGATGACTGTCAAAGCTGAAGTAATGGGAGTGAAATTGAAAtcttaaaaaaatcacatatcgACTAAATTTCGATTAATCACATATGGATTACAATTTTGATATAGTGCATATATGTATCTTGTGCTCTTTACCCCAGAAGCTAGTATAATCACCAACCTGGTTACGGCCTAGGAGACGTTTAACCATCTCATCCTCAGGACAGTCGAAGAATATCACAAGGTCTGGTTCAGTTCCTGTCTGAAATTAATAGAAAAGTGATTCATCAAAATATCAGGACAGGAATCATGCAAtctgcatttttattttttttgagaaaacgcaaaagcttTGCGTCTCAATGCATGGATAGATAAGAGTACTCGATAGATAAGAAAAAGTTATGTACAAGGTCGCGAAGGACCACACCCAATTACAACATGACGCGCCTAACTAGGATCCGAAGGCAACAGCGTTCCCAGACCCACAGCTCCCGCCCTAGACCACTGCCGAGCCTCCACCTTGATGTTGAGGGGAGCGTTGTCGAAGACTGCAGCGTTGCGGTGTTTCCAGATCGACCAAGCCGTGAGCTTGACCAGCGATGTAGTGCCTTTCCGAGCAGATGAAGGGGAGGATTGGATTGCCCCCTGCCACCAAGCTGCAAATGGGACGCTGACGGtcgggagggggggggggggcgcagGTGGATCGAATCCACAAGAGAACCTCATGCCAGAGGGAGCGGGAGAATGGGCAGTCGACCATGAGGTGGTTCATGGTCTCCAAGGACTGGTCGCACAGCAAACATTTAGGGGCATGCGGCAGCCCGTGGCATGCCCTTCGGTCAGGCATCCAGCAGCGGTCTTGGCGAGCCAACCACAAAAAGAACTTGACACGAGGAGGGGCCCAAGACTTCCAGTTCAGCTTCCATGTGTCAGAGGTTATCCCTCCCAGAAAGAGGGTCTGTTACACGACCTGGAAGACTACTGTCATGCTAGTGTGTTTACGCGGGATTGCATGTCGTCTGGTAACACGACATGCAATCTGCATTTATATGGTTAGCAATTAGTGACTGGACAACAATTAAAATATCTCAATTGTCATGCCAGTGTGTTTACGCAACCACAGCACACATTGTCTTCCATATAAATAATACTAATACAAGTTGATGTTATGCAACCTTACCCCAAGAAGCAACACAAACATTAACTGGATTACTGCATAAAACCTAAAAACATGCATCACTCTCGAGCAGGAGAGTTATCCCTTCATCTGTTATTACAAGCACAAGGCCCGTGCCTTGCTACGGATTTTCAGAAATTATACACTACATATTTACAAATGTATTCCATCATTTATGGATCAAATTAGGTCATATATAATTGCTCTTAATTCAATTCTAATTATTCATGCAAAATCAAACAACAGGTAGGAGTTAGAGGGTGGACGGACTGCCGCCACCAATTGACATCTTTATAATCGTAAAGATAGTTGCTCTTAATACAATTCTAATTGTTCATGCAAAATCAAGAAAAGGGTAGGAGTCAGAGGGTGCAGTATTCTTAATTGTTGGATATACACATACAGTTCCCATCGAAAGCTctacaaaaaatgaaaagccTACCTATTGGTGGCCTTTCAAAAAAATGAACCTAAACTGATGAGCAGCATGGACCTATCATCACACTCTGTACCATCTCAATCTACTATATAATAGAAGCACAATACAGGGTTCCTTCGAGGCAAAGCACCATGTTGACCCACATCACctaaattatttttacatttgGATCTGTAATTTATGGCTAGGATTTAATGAGATTGGAAGGTGTATAATCATGTAAACCTAGATCTTTATTGATGGAGTACACTAAATCTAATCCTTGATCATGCGGGCTCTTTGTAAAAGAAACATGACTTATGGAAGTGCCTCACGTCGCCTGCACTAGCCCCCACTGCAAATATCATAATTGAATCTAAGGATAACTAGTTCCGCGCACAGCATGCATGAGATCCAATCCGTCTTACACAACATGGCCGGAAGGGGTAGGCATTGGTATTTCTTCTGATTGATCTATCTATCACTATAACCCCCAGATTTTGCGCTTAATGCTTTAattcatattttctttcttagtACTGTGCGGATGAGACCTCCAATCAACACCAACACCGTGGTGGAGCAATATAGGTGTGTGTTGATCAATGCTATGTTGACAATATGCATGAAATCTGTATATGCCATGTGCAATTTTGGTATTAATTAACTCAAGGCCAAGTTGTTTAATTGATCGTTTCCATGGTGCTCTATATGTCACATTCTATATCTCCATAATAATTACTCCCATCATCTTCAAAGAACTCACTGTTTGACTTATGTGAAGCCGGGCTTTCGTTATTTTGAGAAATCAATTATGTGTTTTGAATGTTTATATGTGATATACAAAAATTATGTGTAGATTTATCTCAAGCAGTACGCTAGTTAATAGAAAAACATAGACCAGTAATGCAATAGTCAAGCAGAAAACTTACTATCTTTTCAAAGGCAATTCTGTTTTCCTCACACCTTGGGAAACCATCAATAAGAACCCTTTTAGCAGTGGTTGATTCGATTGCTTTTCTGATCAGTTCAACAGTTATCTCTGATGGAACAATCCTCCCTTCCTTTATTATCTCTAGGATTAACTCCCTGACAAGTGCCATGCAAACTGACGGATCAATTCATCGAACACCATCATAGGGCTACCAGAGGATAGgatttgaaaaataaattacCCTTTATCAGTACCAGAAGAAATTTCATTCCGCAGAAGATCGCCAGCACTCACATGAGCAAATCCAAAATCTGAAGCAATCCTAGTACATTGTGTTCCTTTCCCACTCCCAGGTCCCCCTATATGCAGGATCTTGATTAGTCATGTGTGAAGTTGGAGCACTACAACACAATCCGACTTCAGATAACACCGATTATCATTGGGAAAAGGGACCCTCAATTAACTCTACACAAGATTTGTATGTAAAAATAGGTTAAAGTACCTAAGATGAAAGCAATGAACGGCCTGCCACCATCACTTCCCTAGAGCATGAAGAGAGGGTACAATGCTAGTTAATCACAAGCAGTCTGCAGAGATGCAATGGTGACAAATACAAATGCAGGTTTGGGAACAAACATACAGCTTGGGACGCGAATAGCCTGAGCAGGCTCAGAGCAAGTGGTTTCTGCAAGCACAATATTCAAGTCGGTAAGCATCAAGAGAACACAGGATTGTGAATCGCACTGGAGCAAGGTAGCACACATGGCAGACGGCATCAGATAAAATGAACGCGCCATTTCGATCCCCCACAGATAAAAGAATTGCAGGGATCACCAAGGGGCGCGGATTCGGTTATGCCAGGGGGTGCTGACTGTGCGCCCGACGAAATGCGCGGGAGCAAAGATAAAGGGGAATATGGAATTACCTCATTGGGGGTGGGGatgaggtggtggtggtgctgctggtaggaggaagaggaggaaggggtggaggaggaaggagatcggagaagaagagcgCCCAGCCGACGCCTCCACATCTCGGATGCGCGCGTGCTCCCCTGCTCCCTTCCCCTGCTTCTCGTCTTTGTCTGTTTGTGCAGTTCGGGGGCAGCCTCGGCAATTGATTGATTAACtcggagaaaaaaaaactcggaTCGGCAAGGTTTCGTTGCACCCTAAATTACTCGCTCACGTCCGTGTCAGATTCTGTATAACTTGGTAACTAAATCttagacatttattatggatctgaTGGATATTCGTAAAACACCTTTTTGACCATTTGTATTTTGTCAAATGCTGCCTCAGTTCGAAAGGTCCGCGTGTGTTCCTAGGTCATCAATTTGACCAAGTAAtatctactccctctatttcataattcttgtcgaaatattacatgtatctagacactttttagaaatagatacatccatttttggacaaatttgagacaaaaattatgaaacggagggagtattatattgcAAAGAAAATATCTTCTAGTTTGGTCACCCTATGAATTTTTTGGCGATACTTTCGCCGTCCCGAAATAAGCAAGTCaattattttgggacggagggagtatatcattTGGTCATATAAAGTGTGTATCGTCAATTAAGTTGGTTACTTAAGGACACGCACATGACTTT contains:
- the LOC104585497 gene encoding uncharacterized protein LOC104585497 translates to MVTNSNPSKLVADYMRVQMEERGADQGHNEPFDFDPITMKGYRYLFWPRPRHDLLLTGENVKLEDGAITIKEIWDMTFDDSLLKTTQGASSKLKNVCLSFALSYLLRRRFFGMDCAEAGFPETRKFVLMGLLAEEDQANHYSKGFQIIEVELGFLYDFFFTKYATLSESEFSFLIMALLKLILTCSYGLVMLRYFPTIKILDPIIEVGTRRVDVIITVLIMAALLLFEALQLILYLTSDWATVSLVWKYTKGDKYSRILSIFQLILYLTSAKINWSGYWQNKMGQSSLIECCFRAQPFYMKALKFTTVVLPDFYMTMPSLQSWVFSKKKFQEVPALVWNEIVSCLRKQSSGGPLTNGEAALHLNDDVHGEFSQTLRNSQTVVMLLWHIATEYCSMASSHDQEADIESGPLPDLKMQIENYKQVAVTLSRYCAYLISFVPELLPGNSADIFYVFNDMLLEGRRVLPQGKPSRDELLKVITDSESSSSSGGSNGNGDDNTTTNNNNNEDSIFIKGLKLGRDLEKKDVLGRWKLMAEFWAETIVYIAPSDNVAAHMERLAQGGEFLTHIWALLTHAGILKRD
- the LOC100827438 gene encoding UNC93-like protein 1, translating into MEEGRKEMAMRELPAGSESPPPVPPPRRGLRYNSPLVQVSLMGLVCFCCPGMFNALSGLGGGGQFDHTTADNANTALYACFSVFGILGGGAHNLLGPRTTLLLGSLTYPLYAASFLYYNHRRNSQVFPVTAGAFLGAGAGLLWAAQGAIMTSYPPPNRRGSYISLFWCLFNLGGVLGGLLPFSFNYNRRADAANVNDATYIAFMAFMLVGAGLTFLVLPPSKIVRDDGTRATSVTYSSVSTEGWEILKLFTNWRMLLVLPAAWASNFFYTYQFNNVNGLLFTLRTKGLNNVFYWGAQMVGSAGIGYFLDFGFSSRRKRGLIGVAAVAVLGTAIWAGGLANQLRYLDGTFPNKIDFKEGSRYAGPFLLYFSYGLLDAMFQSLIYWIIGALANDSQILSRYVGFYKGVQSAGAAVAWQVDTHKRSLLSQLIVNWGLTTISYPLLALLVFLAVKDDDNSVSNVEDGKEKDTKMAAPTSFH
- the LOC100829558 gene encoding UMP-CMP kinase 2; protein product: MWRRRLGALLLRSPSSSTPSSSSSYQQHHHHLIPTPNEKPLALSLLRLFASQAGSDGGRPFIAFILGGPGSGKGTQCTRIASDFGFAHVSAGDLLRNEISSGTDKGELILEIIKEGRIVPSEITVELIRKAIESTTAKRVLIDGFPRCEENRIAFEKITGTEPDLVIFFDCPEDEMVKRLLGRNQGRVDDNIETIKKRLKVFESLNIPVVEYYSSRGKAHKINATGTEDEIFEAVRKLFSSLRL